One window of Hymenobacter sp. BRD128 genomic DNA carries:
- a CDS encoding dienelactone hydrolase family protein produces the protein MKKLLLLVAAAFSLGTATAQTTATVLSCCARPATTSATEAFAMLATDKDFSGGHDAPLPYSYEGEGQMITFKTTDGQTGHGFEIKSAKPSNKYLFVIHEWWGLNDYIKKEAATYAQELPGVNVIALDLYDGQVATTPEEAGKLMQGVKTERAQAIIKGAQLYAGPKAQFASVGWCFGGGWSLQSALLGGKQTVGCVMYYGMPEKDVAKLKTLNSDVLGLFAEQDKWINPEVVKQFEKDMATAGKKVTVKEYPADHAFANPSNPKYNKELAADAHQRALAYLKARLKA, from the coding sequence ATGAAAAAACTACTTCTGTTAGTAGCCGCCGCCTTTTCGCTAGGCACTGCCACGGCCCAGACTACGGCCACGGTGCTGAGCTGCTGTGCCCGCCCGGCCACGACCAGCGCCACCGAGGCCTTCGCTATGCTGGCCACCGACAAGGACTTCTCGGGCGGCCACGATGCGCCGCTGCCCTACTCCTACGAGGGCGAAGGCCAGATGATTACCTTCAAAACCACCGACGGCCAGACCGGCCACGGCTTCGAGATTAAGAGCGCCAAGCCAAGCAACAAATACCTGTTCGTCATCCACGAGTGGTGGGGCCTGAACGACTATATCAAGAAAGAAGCTGCTACCTACGCCCAGGAACTGCCCGGCGTAAACGTCATTGCGCTAGACCTCTACGATGGCCAGGTAGCCACCACGCCCGAAGAAGCCGGCAAGCTGATGCAAGGCGTGAAGACCGAACGCGCGCAGGCCATCATTAAAGGCGCGCAGCTGTACGCTGGCCCCAAGGCGCAGTTTGCCTCGGTGGGCTGGTGCTTTGGCGGCGGCTGGAGCCTGCAAAGCGCCCTGCTCGGCGGCAAGCAAACCGTGGGCTGCGTGATGTACTACGGTATGCCCGAAAAGGACGTGGCCAAGCTCAAAACCTTGAACTCGGACGTGCTCGGCTTATTTGCGGAGCAGGATAAGTGGATTAATCCCGAGGTGGTGAAGCAGTTTGAAAAAGACATGGCTACCGCCGGCAAAAAAGTAACGGTGAAAGAATATCCTGCCGACCACGCCTTTGCCAACCCCTCTAACCCTAAGTACAACAAGGAGCTAGCGGCGGATGCGCACCAGCGCGCCCTGGCTTATTTGAAGGCTCGTCTCAAGGCATAA
- a CDS encoding AarF/ABC1/UbiB kinase family protein, whose product MSDQPQESLPTSKVARAARFAKTGFKVGANYVQHYAKKAVGADSPTTDLHEANAAELYGTLSEMKGSVLKVAQMLAMEKNLLPPAYAAQFKQAQYQTPPLSGPLVVKAFRDAFGHSPSQIFDEFEPEARQAASIGQVHFARKMGKNLGVKVQYPGVGASIRSDIAMVKPVALRIMGLKEETLRPYLAEVEARLIEETDYKLELSRGQAVAAKCGHLPHLQFPTYYPALSAARILTMDWLPGQHLVEFLADNPSQEVRNQLGQALWDFYQYQLRELRQLHADPHPGNFLFSLTAGGTVGVLDFGCVKDVPSLEQQQFLALFDPATLAEPARLEALLAEAGVLRPTDPPALRAMYLRTLTQSLELVGRPFRQATFDFGDPAYMRSLYALGDDLMHDQDLRQQREPRGSAHFVYLNRTYVGLFSLLTELGAVVRTQYVG is encoded by the coding sequence ATGTCCGACCAACCTCAGGAATCGCTGCCCACCTCCAAGGTGGCCCGCGCCGCCCGCTTCGCCAAAACCGGCTTTAAGGTGGGCGCCAACTACGTGCAGCACTACGCCAAGAAAGCCGTGGGCGCCGACTCACCCACCACCGACCTGCACGAGGCCAATGCGGCCGAGCTTTACGGCACCCTTAGCGAGATGAAAGGCTCGGTGCTGAAGGTGGCCCAGATGCTGGCCATGGAAAAAAACCTACTGCCGCCCGCCTACGCGGCGCAGTTCAAGCAGGCGCAGTACCAGACGCCGCCGCTCTCGGGGCCGCTGGTAGTCAAGGCGTTTCGCGATGCCTTTGGGCACTCGCCCAGCCAGATTTTTGATGAGTTTGAGCCCGAGGCCCGGCAGGCGGCCAGCATCGGGCAGGTGCATTTTGCCCGCAAAATGGGGAAGAACCTGGGCGTGAAAGTGCAGTACCCCGGCGTGGGGGCCAGCATCCGGTCCGACATTGCGATGGTGAAGCCGGTAGCGCTGCGCATTATGGGCCTAAAGGAAGAAACGTTGCGCCCGTACTTGGCCGAAGTAGAAGCGCGCCTTATCGAAGAGACTGATTATAAGCTCGAACTGAGTCGGGGCCAGGCCGTGGCGGCCAAGTGCGGCCACCTGCCGCACCTGCAATTCCCGACGTATTATCCCGCGCTATCGGCAGCACGCATCCTGACCATGGACTGGTTGCCCGGCCAGCACCTGGTCGAGTTTCTAGCCGACAACCCCAGCCAGGAAGTGCGCAACCAGCTCGGCCAGGCACTCTGGGATTTTTACCAGTACCAGCTGCGCGAGTTGCGCCAGCTGCACGCCGACCCGCACCCCGGCAATTTTCTGTTTAGCCTCACCGCTGGCGGCACCGTGGGCGTGCTTGATTTTGGCTGCGTGAAAGATGTGCCGTCGCTGGAGCAGCAGCAGTTTTTGGCCTTGTTCGACCCCGCCACCCTAGCCGAGCCCGCCCGCCTCGAAGCGCTGCTCGCCGAAGCCGGCGTGCTGCGCCCCACCGACCCGCCAGCCTTGCGCGCCATGTATTTGCGCACGCTCACGCAGTCGCTGGAGCTGGTGGGCCGGCCGTTTAGGCAAGCCACGTTTGACTTTGGCGACCCGGCGTATATGCGTAGTCTCTACGCGCTGGGCGATGACCTTATGCATGACCAGGACCTGCGCCAGCAGCGCGAGCCCCGCGGCTCGGCCCACTTTGTGTATCTGAATCGGACTTACGTGGGCCTGTTTTCGCTGCTCACCGAACTGGGCGCCGTGGTGCGCACGCAGTACGTGGGCTAG
- a CDS encoding TetR family transcriptional regulator C-terminal domain-containing protein, giving the protein MEPTLLKPAYLDYLRRHGRAPKTVFAFADAQGITESEFYRHYASFAVIDREAWVDFGREARAQASQEPAWQGYGAREKLLAFYYTLLEILKNNRSFVLLTLGRSQKRQPALIPKVLSKFEDEFKEFVQELLQEGRATGEVASRPFLQDGYGRIFLRQLQFILLYFVRDESANFERTDAAVEKAVTLSFDLVGRNTFDSALDFGRFLLQKRA; this is encoded by the coding sequence ATGGAGCCAACCCTGCTAAAGCCCGCCTACCTCGACTACTTGCGCCGCCACGGCCGCGCGCCCAAAACCGTTTTTGCCTTTGCCGACGCACAGGGTATTACGGAGAGTGAATTTTATCGCCACTACGCCTCCTTTGCCGTTATCGACCGCGAGGCGTGGGTCGATTTTGGCCGCGAAGCCCGCGCCCAGGCTAGCCAGGAACCGGCCTGGCAGGGCTACGGCGCCCGCGAGAAGCTGCTGGCGTTTTATTACACGCTGCTCGAAATTCTGAAAAACAACCGCAGCTTCGTACTGCTCACGCTGGGCCGCTCGCAAAAGCGCCAGCCAGCCTTGATACCTAAAGTGCTGAGCAAGTTTGAAGACGAGTTTAAAGAATTTGTGCAGGAGCTTTTGCAAGAGGGTCGCGCCACTGGCGAGGTGGCTAGCCGGCCGTTTTTGCAGGATGGCTACGGGCGCATTTTCTTGCGCCAGCTGCAGTTTATCCTGCTCTATTTCGTGCGCGACGAGTCGGCCAACTTCGAGCGCACCGACGCGGCCGTGGAAAAGGCCGTGACCCTAAGTTTTGACCTAGTGGGCCGCAATACGTTTGACTCGGCCCTGGACTTTGGCCGGTTTTTGCTGCAAAAGCGCGCCTAG